The DNA window TGGCGGTGGGGCCCATAATAAAGATCGCCGGTGGCCGCTCTGTGCTAACCACGCTATTAGCGCCCTCTCAAAAATAGCTTGTCGAGCTGATCTAAAGTCAACTGCGACCAAGTAGGTCGCCCATGATTACATTGGCCGCTGCGCTCAGTGGCTTCCATATCCCGCAGCAGGGCATTCATTTCCGGAATACTCAACTTGCGGTTGGCGCGCACGGAACCATGGCAGGCCATAGTGGAGAGAATTTCATTGATATGGTCTCGAATGCGTTCGGAGTTCCCGTGCTCGAGTAGATCCGAGAGTACATCCCGCAGCAGCGCTTCAACTTCTGATCCACGAAGGATTGCCGGAATTTCTCGAACGATCACGCTCTCGGCTGCAGCCCGCTCAACGACAAAGCCAAGCTTGGCAAAGACCTCATTGTGCTGCTCAGCAGCATCGGCCTCCCGCTGACTAACAGCGAGACTTTCTGGCACTAGCAAGGGCTGAGACACTAACCCCTGATCATCAAAGGCTCCTTTCATGCGTTCATAGGTAATACGCTCATGAGCCGCATGCATATCGACAATAATCAGGCCCTCGCGATTCTCGGCAAGAATGTAGATACCTTTTAATTGCGCAATGGCATAACCCAGAGGTGGAATATCCTGCTGGTCGCCAAGAGGGTTAGCAGATTCAGGCAGATTGATCCCGCTAGTAGAGTAGAGGCTCTGATAGTTTTGCATGGACCCAGCTGAACCCGACATAGTGCCAGATGAGCTGCCAGCAAAATTAGTCCGCGAGGAAAACTGCATCGCTGGCTGAGTTTGCGGCGCAGCCTGCCAGTTGGGATCGGGCTGATTGACCATGCCTGGGAACTGTTCGCCACCCTCCGCGAACTCACCGGTACTATTTGCCTGCAAGTGATCCTGAGGACGATCTTCCGCCAGTGCCTTCTTCAGAGTGCTGGAGATAAAGCTGTGAATCGAGCCACTTTCGCGAAAGCGCACCTCATGCTTGGTCGGATGCACATTGACATCCACGTCCCCTGGGGTGATTTCAAGAAACAGTACAAAGGCTGGATGACGACCGTGATAGAGCACATCCTGATAGGCCTGACGCACGGCATGGGAAACAACTTTGTCGCGGATACAGCGACCATTGACAAAAAAGTGTTGCAGATCCGCCTGACTACGAGAAAAAGTCGGCAGACCAATCCAACCCCAGAGGCGCAGACCTGGACGGACATTATCCACATAGAGCGCCTGCTCCATAAAGCTGGTGCCGCAGATATCGGCAACGCGTTTTTCCTGCTCTAACTGAGTCTTGGCAGGCCTCAAACTTAGCTGGGCACGCTGATTATGGCGCAGGTTAAAGGCCACATCAAAACGGCTCAGAGCGAGCTTTTTAATACTGTCATCGATACGGTTATATTCAGTTTTTTCGGTGCGCAGAAATTTGCGACGCGCCGGAGTGTTAAAAAATAGATCGCGCACTTCAACACTGGTTCCTTGAGGATGGGAGGCGGGAGTCACTTCCACCTGCATATCCCTGCCTTCTGAAATCGCGTTCCAGGCGCTGCTACCACCGCTGTTTGAGGTCAAGCTGAGACGTGACACCGAGGCTATACTGGCCAGGGCTTCACCGCGAAAACCCAGGGTAGCCACAGCTTCAAGATCTTCGAGATCATCAATTTTACTGGTTGCGTGACGGCTCAAGGCTAAAGCTAGATCGTCATGGCCAATACCACCGCCATCATCGCGAATGCGGATTAACTTAACCCCACCCTGTTCAATATCGATTTCGATACTCTGGGCGCCGGCATCCAGGCTATTTTCCACCAACTCTTTGAGCACTGACGCCGGGCGCTCAACCACTTCACCTGCGGCAATCTGGTTGGCCAACTGCGGGCTAAGAATTTTGATCACGGACATAAGCGGTGGCCTTTCTTGGGCGTGTTAGCGGCGTATTAGCAGCCTGTTAAAAATAGAATCAACGTTATATCTGCGACGACATTTAACGAAGTTAGCCAGCCGGAATCATAATTTTCTGACCGACTTTGATGCTGCTGGAACGCATTTTATTATAGCTCAATATGCGATTCACCGAGGTATTGTAGCGCTGAGCTATACCAGACAATGTATCGCCGCGAGCAATCACATAGCTCCGCACTTTGGTGTTTTTAGCAGCTGCAATAGCCGTACCTGCTGGCGGATGATCGGCAAAATAGCTTGCCAGGCCAGAATAAATCGCCTGCGCCATTTTTTCTTGGTAGGTGTTATTGCTGAGGCGTCTGGCCTCAGTGGGATTAGAAATAAAACCGGTTTCAATTAACAGTGACGGAATATCCGGCGATTTAAGCACCAGAAAACCCGCTTGCTCGACCTTCTTTTTATGCAGCCGCGCCACACCGCCCATATTTTTAAGCACATAGCTGCCGGCATCTAAACTGCTGCTCAGGGTCGCTGTCATGGATAGATCAAGTAATACTTCCGCTAGAGCATCGTCTTTGTCATCGAGACTCAGAGAACCGGCTCCACCAATTAAATCCGCACGGTTTTCTTTGCCGGCCAAATAACGTGCAGCCTCACTGGTAGCGCCTCGTGTAGAGAGAGCGTAAACCGAGGCTCCATTGGCCTTCGGATTAGTGAACGCATCAGCGTGAATAGAGATAAAGAAATCGGCGCGTTTGTCATGGGCTATAGCGGTGCGCTTACGGTGGGCCAGATAATAATCACCAGTGCGCACTAGCTCGCCGGTGAAATAAGTATCCTGATCAAATAGCCGCTCAAGACGCTTGGCGATTTGCAGCGCCACCACTTTTTCTCGGACCTTTTTCGGTCCCAACGCGCCTGGATCTTCTCCGCCATGACCGGCGTCGATGGCGATAACAATGCGCCGATTATCCACTGGCACCACTTTGCTAACCGACTTAGTAGCGCGCAGTTTTTTGTCATAAATATCGACAACTAGTCGATCGCCGTACTGCTCATAGGCTTTGAGAGTAAAGCTTTTTACTGAAACCGGCTCTTTGAGATCAAATACCAATCGCAGATCAGCACTGCCGCGCAAGCCTGAACGCATGGCAGCGATGGGCGTGGAGCTGACTTCAAGATTATCAAAAGTGGTCTTAAGGGTACTATCTTTAATATCGATAACCAGACGACTGGGGTTATCCAGGGTAAAGACGTTATGTTCAACAGGGCCGCTGAGATCCAGTACTAGGCGAGTATTATCCGGTGCCCGCCAGAGTCTTACGCTGTCTACCTCAGCAGCATAGCTAGAGCTGTTCCAGAGCATTGTCAGGCAAGCCGTAAAACAGGCTAACTGAGTAGTGCTTTTAAATATTGAAGTGCTTTTAATCTGCACTGTTAACCCCAGTTGTTTCTCTATCGAGCTGAGAAATTATTATTCTTGCCTGTTCCGAATTTCCACTCAGAGTCAGTTTGCGCCCTTTATGCAGCTGAACAATCTCAATCAACATATCGGCCTCAGGCAAAAAGCCGACACCGCGTTCGGGCCATTCTACCAAGCACAGCCGCGACTCCACCAGATAATCTCGGAAACCCATATACTCGAGTTCTTCCGGGTCCTGAAGTCGATAAAAGTCGAAGTGACAGACCTGCCCCATTTCAAGTTCATAGGGCTCCACCAAAGTATAGGTCGGACTTTTGACAGCGCCAACATGACCAAGACCTAATAACAGACCGCGACTGAGCGTTGTTTTACCGGCGCCCAGGTCACCCTGCAAGGCAATCAAGAACGCGGACCCTGAGACCTTCGGAAAATCATTATTGTCGAGACTATTTTCAAACCCACGACTGATCGCCGCAGCAATACGATTGCCAAACTGCAACATCGCCGCCTCATCGATCAACTCCAACGTTATGGAATGAGTTTGTCTCTCAGTCACCAGGCTATGCTCTCATCTTCTTACAGTCTTTTTTACAATCGTTTCAGCTAAGCTCGCCGTTTAATAACTTGCGCAAATAGCTCAATAAATCTGTTGCTGTCAGTCCGCGCATACCCTGCTCTTCCAAGGCCATATCGGCAGCTGCTGAGTGCAGACAACACCCCAGTTGCGCAGCCAATTTTGGCTCTAAGCCCTGGGCTAATAGTGCACCGATAATACCCGAGAGCACGTCACCCATTCCGCCAGTGGCCATACCGGGATTACCATAAGGACAAACTGCAATAATTTCATCACCTGGGGCAGCGATTAACGTGCCCACGCCTTTTAATAAGATCACTGCATTGTATTTTTCTTGCAGCTGCCGCACCGCGGCAAAACGATCTGCCTGCACCTCGTCGACACTGACATTTAAAAGTCGCGCTGCCTCGGCCGGATGGGGGGTCATTATCCAGCCACTGCCATCAGGCTGGGATACCACTCGCCCTTCAGCAATTATATTCAGTGCATCAGCGTCGACCACCATGGGGCGCCCCGTGGCGACGGCTTTTTGCAATAACTGTTCAGACCAGGGCGAACGACCAAGACCGGGGCCGACAATTAATACAGACGGCTTGTGTAATAGTGGCTCTAACTCTTGGCCTGAGACAATCCCACTGACCATGACTTCCGGCTGCCGTGCCAGCGCTCCAGCAACATGGGCTGGGCGCGTGGCCATACTCACTAACCCTGAACCAGAGCGCAGAGCTGCTTCAGCCGCCATCATCGCGGCGCCACCGAAGCCGTGATCACCGCCGATAACCATGCTGTGACCAAACTGATTTTTGTAGGCATCTGTATCCCGTGTCGGCAGATTTTCAATCAACTCGTGTAGATCCATCAACTGCGCTGAAGGCTCAACCTGCTGAAAGATCTCTTCGTCCACATCTAGGGAGTGATAAATCACTTCGCCACAGAGGGCCGGACCGCGACCGCTAAACATGCCCTGCTTAGCAGCGATAAATGTCACGGTGACATCGGCACTGATCGCAGTTTCTGCTGCAGCACCTGAATCCGCATAAAGCCCGGAGGGCAGATCGATTGCTAAGACAGGTAAAGCAGCCTGATTAATCATTTCGATGGCTGCGCCATAGGGCTCGCGCATGGGGCCAGTGGCACCTATGCCCAGTAGTGCGTCCACCACAACGCCTTCGGAAAGATCAATAGTTTCACTGAAAGGGGCAAAAATCACACCAGCGTTAACCGCATAGTCTCGGGCTACGGCGGCATCGGCGGATAGTTTAGCTGGAACCGACAACTCGACCACTCGCACGGCGAGGCTTTTCTCAGCGGCCAGTGTGGCCACTATATAGCCGTCGCCGGCATTATTGCCGGAACCGCAAAATACAGTGATCAATGAAGGTTTGCCAAAGGCTTCGAGCAATTCATTAAAAGCGGCTCGGCCAGCGCGCTTCATAAGGATCATGCTTTGGCTATTGGGCATCGCGGCAGCGGCCGGTTCACCGACCGAAGCGTTAAAGAGCGAGGCAATAGCAAGCTGATCCAGTTTACGAACAGATTCAGCCTTATATAAGGCGTCTTGAATAACAATGTGCGACATAACCGCGAGTTCCCAGTAAGATTAGCGCGATTATATGTCAGATTAGCCCTGAAACCATGCCCGAAACCAATAAGCTCAAGGATCTCGCGAAAAAAGTTAAAGCCTGGGGCTTGGAGCTGGGTTTTCAGCAGGTGGCTATTTCTCAACCAGATCTCAGTTCGGCATCGAAGAATCTTTTGAGCTGGCTGGATAAGGGCTATCAAGGTTCCATGCAGTGGATGGGAGAGCACGGGGAAAAACGTTACACCCCAGATCAGCTTGTAGAAAAAACCCTGCGGGTAATTTCAGTGCGCATGGACTATCTTGCCGACAACAATATGATCGCAGTTTTGAAGGACGACAATAAAGCTTATATATCAAGATATGCGCTGGGTCGCGACTATCACAAACTGATTCGCAAACGCCTGGCTAAGTTAGGCAAAAAAATTGAAACCGAAATAGATTTTCTCGGACTCAATCATCTGCAGTTAACCCAGCGACCCTTTGTCGACAGTGCTCCAGTAATGGAGAAACCCATTGCCGAACAGGCTGGGCTAGGTTGGATTGGTAAAAATACCCTATTACTTAACGATAAGGCCGGTTCTTGGTTTTTCCTTGGGGAGATTTATATTTCCCTGGAATTACCGGTTGATATCAGCGAGCAAACTAATAAGTGCGGCAACTGTCGCGCCTGTTTAAAAGTCTGCCCCACCAATGCCTTTCCCGAACCCTATGTGTTGGATGCGCGCCGATGTATTTCCTATCTGACTATCGAGAGCCAGGAACCGATTCCAAAAGAGTTGCGCCCGCTGATGGGCAATCGGGTATTTGGCTGCGATGACTGCCAGATTATCTGTCCCTGGAATCGCTATTCCTCGAAAACCAAAGAAATGGACTTTTCCCCGCGACACAATCTCGACAACTCGGATTTAGTGACGCTGTTTGAATGGACTGAAGAAGAGTTTTTGAACAACACCGAGGGTTCACCAATTCGCCGTATTGGCTATCAGCGCTGGCTGCGTAATCTCTCGGTGGGGTTAGGTAATGCGCCGGCTTCTCAGCGGATTGTCGATGCACTGAACAAAAGGGCCGACGACCCCTCTGCCCTGGTCCGTGAGCATGTTCTCTGGGCTATTGATCAACAGCAGGCCCTTGATAAGCCACAGGCGCCAGAGCAGCAATCAAGTGATAGCGGCGTAAAGTTTTTTAAAGCTTAATAAATACTTCGCGGTAATATTCCAACTCGCGGATCGAATCGTAGATATCATCCATGGCCAAATGACTGCCACGCTTTTTAAAGCCATTGGCCAGTTCCGGCTTCCAGCGCTGAACCAATTCTTTTAGGGTGCTGACATCCAAATTGCGGTAGTGAAAAAAGCGCTGCAAGTCGGTCATATAGTTGGCTAAAAAGCGTCGATCCTGACAGATCGAGTTGCCACACATGGGCGACTTGCCCGCTGGCACCCATTGACGCAAAAACTCAACCGTCTCCATCTCCGCTTCAGCCTCAGTCACAACACTCTGGCGTACCCGTTCGGTGAGACCTGAACCGCCGTGCTGGCGGGTATTCCATTCGTCCATACCGTCGAGCAACTCATCCGACTGATGCACTGCAATCATCGGACCCTCAGCCAGAACATTGAGGTCTTTGTCGGTGACCACTGTGGCGATTTCAATAATCCGGTCATGTTCGGGACTCAATCCAGTCATTTCCAGGTCGATCCAGATTAAATTCTGTGGGTCAGTGTTGGCATTCGCAGCTACAGCGGTCATCTAAATCTTCCAAGTGGGGTTAGCAAAATGTTCCTCGAGGCGGATATGCTATATCCTTGCAGCCGATAACGCCAGACATGGCGCATAACCTAATTCCGCGAGAGCATTAATGGCGAAACGCAATCTCAGTAAACAGCAGAAAGGTCGTATTCAAACGATTCAGGAGCGGCGTCGAGCGCGAGCTATTAGCAAAAAATCCGTATCCGAAGAGCAGCTTGAGAATCTTACTCAACTGGGTCCCGAGATACTGGGTACGGTGATCACCAACTTTGGCGCCCAGGTGGATATCGAAGGCCTGGAAGATCGCTTTAAAGGCAACATTTACCGCTGCCATCTGCGCACCAATCTGGAACCTTTGGTAACCGGCGACCGCGTGGTCTGGCGCTACGCCGAACCTGTTGGCGTTGTGGTGGCCAGAGAGCCACGAGATTCAGAACTGCTGCGTCCTGACCCCTATGGCAAGCTGCGTCCAGTTGCGGCCAATGTGGACCGTATTGCCATTGTCTTTGCCGCCAAGCCAACCCCCTATAGCAACCTGATCGACCGCTATCTGATTGCTTCAGAAGCCCAGGGTATTCAACCTGTATTGATTATCAATAAATTCGATATGCTCAGCGACAGTGATTTTCCCAAGGTTGAGCAGCTATTAAAAGATTACCGCACTGTGGGTTATGAGGTGCTCTGCGTCTCGGCGACCACTGGTGAGGGTCTAGAGGAACTGAAAGACTATCTGGCCACCCATACCTCGGTGTTTGTTGGCCAGTCCGGCGTCGGTAAATCGTCGCTGATCAATGAGCTGCAACCCGATGCCAATATCTTGGTCGGCGAGCTCTCCGCAGGCAAGGACAAAGGCCAACATACGACCACCGCATCGCGGCTATTTCATCTTGAAAATGGCGGCCATCTAATCGACTCACCCGGTATTCGCGAATTTGCCGTGACCAATTTAAGTGATGAGCAAATTATAGATGGTTTTATCGAGTTCAGACCCTTCCTCGGTTACTGTAAATTTAGAGACTGCAAACATTCGGTTGAATTGGGTTGCGCGCTTCTGGCAGCTGCGGAAGAGGGAAAAATCCTTCCGATCAGATTGCTGAATTATCGCAATATCCTCGCCAGTCAGGATGAAGAGTAATGTCGACTGATATTCCGCGCCTGTTAGAACCCGCGTTATTAGACACTATATTGGGCTCCGCTCCAGACAAGGATAATCTCATTATTGTCGACCTCTGCAGCGACGCACTCTATCGCCAGAAGCATGTTCCGGGCGCTGTGCATCTGCAACCCGGGTCTTTGATGGCTGGCACTGCACCTTATCCAGGCAAGCTTCCCGCAGTCGAACAGTTAGAAAATATTATTCAATACCTGGGTATAGATGGCGACAGCCATGTGGTGATCTATGACGATGAGGGTGGCGGCTGGGCTGGGCGATTTGCCTGGACGCTGGATCTGCTCGGCTATCACAACTGGTCCTATCTCAATGGCGGCATTGTTGCCTGGATAAAAGAAGGCTTTGTTACCGAAGCACAGGCTAATCAGCGAGTGGCTTCTGAGACCAAAATCAGCATCGCCAACCCAGGGGTGTTGATCAGCGCAGACCAGATTATCGGCCAGCTGGACAACTCAGATTTTGTCGTTTGGGATGCACGCAGTCCCGGAGAATACAGCGGCGACATGGTTCGCTCAGCACGGGGCGGTCATATTCCAGGGGCGATTAATATTGAGTGGACCGAGTTGATGGATTCACAGCGCAACCTGCGAATTCGCGATGATGCCGAAGCTATACTCACAGCTGCTGGCCTAAGCAAAAACAAGACCATAACAACTCACTGTCAAAGCCACCATCGCTCGGGCTTCACTTATATGGTGGCGAGGATTTTAGGGCGGAATAATATCAGCGCTTACGATGGCTCATGGGCAGAATGGGGTAGTCTCGATTACACTCCAATAGAACGCGGATAGATTTTTAGTCAATAATATAAATTTAACAAACAATGAAGAGCCGGAAATTATGAATCACCAAGCAGAATTATTTGTTGCTCTGCAACGATTACTTCCCCAGCACGCCCTCTCAAGACTGATTGCTAGAGCCGCTGAATCAAAGACGCCCTGGCTAAAAAACCTGCTGATCAAGCGCGCTATTGCCGCCTTCGACATCAATATCAGCGAAGCCGCGAGCAGTGACACGAATGACTACAAAAACTTTAATGACTTTTTTACTCGCGCGTTAAAAGATGGTGCACGACCAATGGATCAGGATTCAGACTCCCTGATCTCACCAGCCGATGGTGCAGTAAGTCAGGCTGGCCCTATTACCCAGCAGCGCATTATTCAAGCCAAGGGCAGTGACTACTCTGCCGCTCGCCTGCTCGGCAATTCCAAAGAGGCCAAGCTCTACGAAGACGGCGCCTTTACGACTATCTATCTGTCACCCAAAGATTATCACCGCGTGCATATGCCAATTGCCGGCAGCTTAATTAGCAGCCGTTATATTCCTGGGGACCTTTTTTCCGTCAATGACAAAACCGCTC is part of the SAR92 clade bacterium H455 genome and encodes:
- the queG gene encoding tRNA epoxyqueuosine(34) reductase QueG, whose translation is MPETNKLKDLAKKVKAWGLELGFQQVAISQPDLSSASKNLLSWLDKGYQGSMQWMGEHGEKRYTPDQLVEKTLRVISVRMDYLADNNMIAVLKDDNKAYISRYALGRDYHKLIRKRLAKLGKKIETEIDFLGLNHLQLTQRPFVDSAPVMEKPIAEQAGLGWIGKNTLLLNDKAGSWFFLGEIYISLELPVDISEQTNKCGNCRACLKVCPTNAFPEPYVLDARRCISYLTIESQEPIPKELRPLMGNRVFGCDDCQIICPWNRYSSKTKEMDFSPRHNLDNSDLVTLFEWTEEEFLNNTEGSPIRRIGYQRWLRNLSVGLGNAPASQRIVDALNKRADDPSALVREHVLWAIDQQQALDKPQAPEQQSSDSGVKFFKA
- the orn gene encoding oligoribonuclease, which codes for MTAVAANANTDPQNLIWIDLEMTGLSPEHDRIIEIATVVTDKDLNVLAEGPMIAVHQSDELLDGMDEWNTRQHGGSGLTERVRQSVVTEAEAEMETVEFLRQWVPAGKSPMCGNSICQDRRFLANYMTDLQRFFHYRNLDVSTLKELVQRWKPELANGFKKRGSHLAMDDIYDSIRELEYYREVFIKL
- the mutL gene encoding DNA mismatch repair endonuclease MutL yields the protein MSVIKILSPQLANQIAAGEVVERPASVLKELVENSLDAGAQSIEIDIEQGGVKLIRIRDDGGGIGHDDLALALSRHATSKIDDLEDLEAVATLGFRGEALASIASVSRLSLTSNSGGSSAWNAISEGRDMQVEVTPASHPQGTSVEVRDLFFNTPARRKFLRTEKTEYNRIDDSIKKLALSRFDVAFNLRHNQRAQLSLRPAKTQLEQEKRVADICGTSFMEQALYVDNVRPGLRLWGWIGLPTFSRSQADLQHFFVNGRCIRDKVVSHAVRQAYQDVLYHGRHPAFVLFLEITPGDVDVNVHPTKHEVRFRESGSIHSFISSTLKKALAEDRPQDHLQANSTGEFAEGGEQFPGMVNQPDPNWQAAPQTQPAMQFSSRTNFAGSSSGTMSGSAGSMQNYQSLYSTSGINLPESANPLGDQQDIPPLGYAIAQLKGIYILAENREGLIIVDMHAAHERITYERMKGAFDDQGLVSQPLLVPESLAVSQREADAAEQHNEVFAKLGFVVERAAAESVIVREIPAILRGSEVEALLRDVLSDLLEHGNSERIRDHINEILSTMACHGSVRANRKLSIPEMNALLRDMEATERSGQCNHGRPTWSQLTLDQLDKLFLRGR
- a CDS encoding N-acetylmuramoyl-L-alanine amidase, encoding MLWNSSSYAAEVDSVRLWRAPDNTRLVLDLSGPVEHNVFTLDNPSRLVIDIKDSTLKTTFDNLEVSSTPIAAMRSGLRGSADLRLVFDLKEPVSVKSFTLKAYEQYGDRLVVDIYDKKLRATKSVSKVVPVDNRRIVIAIDAGHGGEDPGALGPKKVREKVVALQIAKRLERLFDQDTYFTGELVRTGDYYLAHRKRTAIAHDKRADFFISIHADAFTNPKANGASVYALSTRGATSEAARYLAGKENRADLIGGAGSLSLDDKDDALAEVLLDLSMTATLSSSLDAGSYVLKNMGGVARLHKKKVEQAGFLVLKSPDIPSLLIETGFISNPTEARRLSNNTYQEKMAQAIYSGLASYFADHPPAGTAIAAAKNTKVRSYVIARGDTLSGIAQRYNTSVNRILSYNKMRSSSIKVGQKIMIPAG
- a CDS encoding rhodanese-like domain-containing protein; amino-acid sequence: MSTDIPRLLEPALLDTILGSAPDKDNLIIVDLCSDALYRQKHVPGAVHLQPGSLMAGTAPYPGKLPAVEQLENIIQYLGIDGDSHVVIYDDEGGGWAGRFAWTLDLLGYHNWSYLNGGIVAWIKEGFVTEAQANQRVASETKISIANPGVLISADQIIGQLDNSDFVVWDARSPGEYSGDMVRSARGGHIPGAINIEWTELMDSQRNLRIRDDAEAILTAAGLSKNKTITTHCQSHHRSGFTYMVARILGRNNISAYDGSWAEWGSLDYTPIERG
- the asd gene encoding archaetidylserine decarboxylase (Phosphatidylserine decarboxylase is synthesized as a single chain precursor. Generation of the pyruvoyl active site from a Ser is coupled to cleavage of a Gly-Ser bond between the larger (beta) and smaller (alpha chains). It is an integral membrane protein.), with product MNHQAELFVALQRLLPQHALSRLIARAAESKTPWLKNLLIKRAIAAFDINISEAASSDTNDYKNFNDFFTRALKDGARPMDQDSDSLISPADGAVSQAGPITQQRIIQAKGSDYSAARLLGNSKEAKLYEDGAFTTIYLSPKDYHRVHMPIAGSLISSRYIPGDLFSVNDKTAQGLPGLFARNERLVCQFDSELGQFALVFVGAMLVAGIETVWGGFETPGRGAVRDADFSDRNLHFDKGEEIGRFKFGSTVILLFQKDKIDWQDWFIPQAAVRMGEKIASFKKQVNRADAVLRRRKNHYSGLTDAGFVPIVRHLRRMKRAW
- a CDS encoding NAD(P)H-hydrate dehydratase; translation: MSHIVIQDALYKAESVRKLDQLAIASLFNASVGEPAAAAMPNSQSMILMKRAGRAAFNELLEAFGKPSLITVFCGSGNNAGDGYIVATLAAEKSLAVRVVELSVPAKLSADAAVARDYAVNAGVIFAPFSETIDLSEGVVVDALLGIGATGPMREPYGAAIEMINQAALPVLAIDLPSGLYADSGAAAETAISADVTVTFIAAKQGMFSGRGPALCGEVIYHSLDVDEEIFQQVEPSAQLMDLHELIENLPTRDTDAYKNQFGHSMVIGGDHGFGGAAMMAAEAALRSGSGLVSMATRPAHVAGALARQPEVMVSGIVSGQELEPLLHKPSVLIVGPGLGRSPWSEQLLQKAVATGRPMVVDADALNIIAEGRVVSQPDGSGWIMTPHPAEAARLLNVSVDEVQADRFAAVRQLQEKYNAVILLKGVGTLIAAPGDEIIAVCPYGNPGMATGGMGDVLSGIIGALLAQGLEPKLAAQLGCCLHSAAADMALEEQGMRGLTATDLLSYLRKLLNGELS
- the rsgA gene encoding small ribosomal subunit biogenesis GTPase RsgA, which produces MAKRNLSKQQKGRIQTIQERRRARAISKKSVSEEQLENLTQLGPEILGTVITNFGAQVDIEGLEDRFKGNIYRCHLRTNLEPLVTGDRVVWRYAEPVGVVVAREPRDSELLRPDPYGKLRPVAANVDRIAIVFAAKPTPYSNLIDRYLIASEAQGIQPVLIINKFDMLSDSDFPKVEQLLKDYRTVGYEVLCVSATTGEGLEELKDYLATHTSVFVGQSGVGKSSLINELQPDANILVGELSAGKDKGQHTTTASRLFHLENGGHLIDSPGIREFAVTNLSDEQIIDGFIEFRPFLGYCKFRDCKHSVELGCALLAAAEEGKILPIRLLNYRNILASQDEE
- the tsaE gene encoding tRNA (adenosine(37)-N6)-threonylcarbamoyltransferase complex ATPase subunit type 1 TsaE — its product is MTERQTHSITLELIDEAAMLQFGNRIAAAISRGFENSLDNNDFPKVSGSAFLIALQGDLGAGKTTLSRGLLLGLGHVGAVKSPTYTLVEPYELEMGQVCHFDFYRLQDPEELEYMGFRDYLVESRLCLVEWPERGVGFLPEADMLIEIVQLHKGRKLTLSGNSEQARIIISQLDRETTGVNSAD